Proteins from a genomic interval of Amycolatopsis sp. cg13:
- a CDS encoding NUDIX domain-containing protein: MSAPGTHEFSVAGSTVVHVGRVVGLRVDDVVMPGGETAKREVVEHLGAVVIAALDSEDNVTLVHQYRHPLGRRLWELPAGLIDKPGEDPVDAARRELAEEAGLAAGSWDTLVDVAASPGFTDEVVRVFLARDLSEVDREVLGDEEADLVVRKFPLAEAVRMALSGALVNGATVSGVLSAHAVLTGAAETRPADAPWQDRPSRFARRLAEG, from the coding sequence GTGAGCGCGCCCGGCACGCACGAGTTCTCCGTGGCCGGCAGCACGGTCGTCCACGTGGGACGGGTCGTCGGCCTCCGGGTCGACGACGTCGTGATGCCCGGCGGGGAAACCGCCAAGCGCGAGGTGGTCGAGCACCTCGGCGCGGTCGTGATCGCGGCGCTGGACAGCGAGGACAACGTCACGCTCGTGCACCAGTACCGGCATCCGCTCGGGCGCAGGCTGTGGGAGCTGCCCGCCGGGCTGATCGACAAGCCGGGGGAGGACCCGGTCGACGCGGCCCGGCGCGAGCTGGCCGAAGAGGCCGGGCTCGCCGCGGGCAGCTGGGACACGCTGGTCGACGTCGCGGCCTCGCCCGGGTTCACCGACGAGGTCGTGCGCGTCTTCCTCGCCCGCGATCTGTCCGAAGTGGACCGTGAAGTGCTCGGCGACGAGGAGGCCGACCTGGTGGTGCGGAAGTTCCCGCTCGCCGAGGCGGTCCGGATGGCGCTTTCCGGCGCGCTGGTCAACGGGGCGACTGTCTCCGGCGTCCTCTCGGCACATGCGGTGCTGACCGGGGCGGCGGAGACGCGCCCGGCCGACGCGCCGTGGCAGGACCGGCCGTCCCGGTTCGCCCGCCGACTGGCCGAGGGCTAA
- a CDS encoding CTP synthase, with amino-acid sequence MGLQSRATKYVFVTGGVASSLGKGLTASSLGQLLTSRGLRVTMQKLDPYLNVDPGTMNPFQHGEVFVTDDGAETDLDIGHYERFLDRSLDGKANVTTGQVYSEVIAKERRGEYLGDTVQVIPHITDEIKARITAAAGPDENGVAPDVVITEVGGTVGDIESLPFLEACRQVRHDVGRDQCFFLHVSLVPYLAPSGELKTKPTQHSVAALRNIGIQPDALVCRADREIPDDLKRKIGLMCDVDTEAVIACPDARSIYDIPKVLHGEALDAYVVRRLGLPFRDVDWTVWGDLLDRVHNPSEIVRVAVVGKYIDLPDAYLSVTEALRAGGFAHRAKVEIVWVASDDAQTESGAASVLSDVDGVLIPGGFGIRGIEGKVGAIHYARTHGVPLLGLCLGLQCMVIESARNLAGIEGANSAEFDEDTKHAVISTMADQRDVVAGERDMGGTMRLGAYSAKLKAGSQVAKAYGTTEVSERHRHRYEVNNAYRKQIGDAGLVFSGTSPDDRLVEFVELPADVHPFFVGTQAHPELKSRPTRPHPLFSAFVKAVVDRKVAERLPVELPETPVAAR; translated from the coding sequence GTGGGACTTCAGTCGCGGGCTACCAAGTATGTCTTTGTCACCGGAGGCGTTGCCTCCTCTCTGGGTAAGGGTCTGACGGCGTCCAGCCTCGGACAGCTGCTCACTTCGCGCGGGCTTCGCGTGACGATGCAGAAGCTCGACCCGTACCTCAATGTCGACCCCGGGACGATGAACCCGTTCCAGCACGGCGAGGTGTTCGTCACCGACGACGGCGCCGAGACCGATCTCGACATCGGGCACTACGAGCGCTTCCTCGACCGCTCTCTCGACGGCAAGGCGAACGTCACCACCGGACAGGTGTACTCGGAGGTGATCGCCAAGGAACGCCGCGGCGAGTACCTCGGCGACACCGTCCAGGTGATCCCGCACATCACCGACGAGATCAAGGCGCGGATCACCGCCGCGGCCGGGCCGGACGAGAACGGCGTCGCGCCGGACGTGGTGATCACCGAGGTCGGCGGCACGGTCGGCGACATCGAGTCGCTGCCGTTCCTCGAGGCGTGCCGCCAGGTGCGCCACGACGTCGGCCGCGACCAGTGCTTCTTCCTGCACGTGTCGCTGGTGCCGTACCTCGCCCCGTCGGGCGAGCTCAAGACCAAGCCGACCCAGCACTCGGTCGCCGCGCTGCGCAACATCGGCATCCAGCCGGACGCGCTCGTGTGCCGCGCGGACCGGGAGATCCCGGACGACCTCAAGCGCAAGATCGGCCTGATGTGCGACGTCGACACCGAGGCGGTCATCGCCTGCCCGGACGCGCGCTCGATCTACGACATTCCGAAGGTGCTGCACGGCGAGGCGCTCGACGCCTACGTGGTGCGCCGCCTCGGCCTGCCGTTCCGCGACGTCGACTGGACGGTGTGGGGCGACCTGCTCGACCGCGTGCACAACCCGAGCGAGATCGTCCGGGTCGCGGTGGTGGGCAAGTACATCGACCTGCCGGACGCGTACCTCTCGGTCACCGAGGCGCTGCGCGCGGGCGGGTTCGCGCACCGGGCCAAGGTCGAGATCGTGTGGGTCGCCTCGGACGACGCGCAGACCGAGTCCGGCGCGGCGTCCGTGCTGTCCGATGTGGACGGTGTGCTGATCCCGGGCGGGTTCGGCATCCGCGGCATCGAGGGCAAGGTCGGCGCGATCCACTACGCGCGCACGCACGGTGTGCCGCTGCTCGGGCTGTGCCTCGGCCTGCAGTGCATGGTCATCGAGAGCGCGCGGAACCTGGCGGGCATCGAGGGCGCGAACTCGGCCGAGTTCGACGAGGACACCAAGCACGCGGTGATCTCGACGATGGCCGACCAGCGCGACGTCGTCGCGGGCGAGCGCGACATGGGCGGCACGATGCGGCTCGGCGCGTACTCGGCGAAGCTCAAGGCGGGTTCGCAGGTGGCCAAGGCGTACGGCACCACCGAGGTGTCCGAGCGCCACCGGCACCGCTACGAGGTGAACAACGCCTACCGCAAGCAGATCGGCGACGCGGGGCTCGTGTTCTCCGGCACCTCGCCGGACGACCGGCTCGTCGAGTTCGTCGAACTGCCCGCGGACGTGCACCCGTTCTTCGTGGGCACCCAGGCGCATCCCGAGCTGAAGAGCCGCCCGACCCGGCCGCACCCGCTGTTCAGCGCGTTCGTGAAGGCCGTCGTGGACCGCAAGGTCGCCGAGCGGCTCCCGGTCGAACTGCCCGAGACGCCCGTGGCGGCTCGGTGA
- a CDS encoding segregation/condensation protein A, with product MDDPASAELPEPEAAVSESTESTDGTAEPGNGAAPESTAGAEAPEESPENAAPSEAPAEHETVHGGTIPEGYAAAEENASKFKVRLQNFEGPFDLLLQLISQHQLDVTEVALHTVTDDFIAYTRALGPDWNLDETTEFLVIAATLLDLKAARLLPAAEVENEDDLALLEARDVLFARMLQYRAYKQVAALFGELEEGALRRYPRSVALEERYLGLLPEVMLGVTPERFAEIAVAVFRPKPPPQVSIAHIHMGRVSVREHAALLRVKLAEAGQATFKELTSDCEHTVEVVARFLALLELYRESSVQFDQLEALAELHVRWTGGSVAEASAAAEHDRAAAEEEEYG from the coding sequence ATGGACGACCCGGCATCGGCCGAGCTGCCGGAGCCGGAAGCGGCAGTCTCGGAGAGTACCGAAAGCACGGACGGCACGGCGGAACCCGGCAACGGCGCGGCTCCGGAAAGCACCGCGGGCGCGGAAGCTCCGGAGGAATCCCCGGAGAACGCCGCGCCTTCCGAGGCTCCGGCCGAGCACGAGACGGTGCACGGCGGCACCATCCCCGAGGGATACGCCGCCGCCGAGGAGAACGCGTCGAAGTTCAAGGTGCGGCTGCAGAACTTCGAGGGCCCGTTCGACCTGCTGCTGCAGCTGATCTCGCAGCACCAGCTGGACGTCACCGAGGTCGCCCTGCACACGGTCACCGACGACTTCATCGCCTACACCCGCGCGCTCGGCCCGGACTGGAACCTCGACGAGACCACCGAGTTCCTGGTGATCGCGGCGACCCTGCTCGACCTCAAGGCCGCCCGGCTGCTGCCCGCGGCCGAGGTCGAGAACGAGGACGACCTGGCCCTGCTGGAAGCCCGCGACGTGCTCTTCGCGCGCATGCTGCAGTACCGCGCGTACAAGCAGGTCGCCGCGCTGTTCGGCGAGCTGGAAGAGGGTGCGCTGCGGCGGTATCCGCGGTCGGTGGCGCTGGAGGAGCGGTACCTCGGGCTGCTGCCGGAGGTGATGCTGGGCGTCACGCCGGAGCGGTTCGCGGAGATCGCGGTCGCGGTGTTCCGGCCGAAACCGCCGCCGCAGGTGTCGATCGCGCACATCCACATGGGCCGCGTGTCCGTCCGCGAGCACGCCGCGCTGCTGCGGGTGAAGCTCGCCGAGGCCGGGCAGGCGACGTTCAAGGAACTGACCTCGGACTGCGAGCACACGGTGGAGGTCGTGGCCCGGTTCCTCGCGCTGCTGGAGCTGTACCGCGAATCGTCGGTGCAGTTCGACCAGCTGGAGGCACTGGCGGAACTGCACGTCCGCTGGACCGGCGGCAGCGTGGCCGAGGCGTCCGCCGCCGCCGAGCACGACCGCGCGGCGGCCGAGGAGGAGGAATACGGGTGA
- a CDS encoding GntR family transcriptional regulator yields the protein MGATEDRQPLAATRARVLDELRERILTGRLRPGDRLVERELAEDLGVSRVPVREAIRSLESEGFVVVPSPRRVVVRQLARVDVEELFDVREALESLAAARAAERAGKPEMRRLERLLAESARVTQGGDGARISEVNSRLHDEIIAIAGNRLLTTMLHPLEGQLRWLTSQNEHWDELLDEHRRLVDAIGSGDVERAREYAAEHVRVNRAVTLRDLFGDDEQDERPAG from the coding sequence GTGGGCGCCACCGAGGATCGGCAGCCGCTCGCGGCGACGCGCGCCCGGGTGCTCGACGAGCTGCGCGAGCGGATCCTGACCGGTCGGCTGCGGCCGGGGGACCGGCTGGTCGAGCGCGAACTGGCCGAGGATCTCGGGGTCTCGCGGGTGCCGGTGCGCGAGGCGATCCGCAGCCTGGAATCCGAAGGGTTCGTCGTCGTGCCTTCGCCGCGGCGGGTGGTGGTGCGGCAGCTGGCTCGGGTGGACGTCGAGGAGCTGTTCGACGTCCGGGAGGCGCTGGAAAGCCTCGCCGCCGCACGTGCCGCGGAACGGGCCGGGAAGCCGGAGATGCGGCGGCTGGAGCGGCTGCTCGCCGAGTCCGCGCGGGTCACCCAGGGTGGTGACGGTGCGCGGATCTCCGAGGTCAACAGCAGGCTGCACGACGAGATCATCGCCATCGCGGGCAACCGGCTGCTCACCACGATGCTGCATCCGCTCGAAGGGCAGCTGCGGTGGCTGACCAGCCAGAACGAGCATTGGGATGAACTGCTCGACGAGCACCGCAGGCTGGTGGACGCGATCGGGTCCGGCGACGTGGAGCGGGCGCGCGAGTACGCCGCCGAGCACGTCCGGGTCAACCGCGCGGTGACCTTGCGCGACCTCTTCGGCGACGACGAGCAGGACGAGCGCCCGGCGGGCTGA
- a CDS encoding NCS1 family nucleobase:cation symporter-1, translating to MTHAPSTETSATSTVEPDPRLWNEDLAPAKERRWKVYDIFALWMSDVHNLGNYTFAAGLFVLGLSAWQVFTALLFGFVIIFFGMNLMGRIGQRTGVPFPVVARISFGTFGANLPALIRAVIAIFWYGIQTYLASVAITLLVLAIDPGLKPLTEHSFLGLHALGWMCFVALWLVQAFVLTRGMEAVRKFQDWCGPLIWIVMIALAVWILAASHWHISFTSSPRHLSGGEQVRQWFGAAGLILSTYGTLMLNFCDFSRNAPDQKTVRRGNFWGLPVNSTAFALLSVIVTAGSLQVFGEAITDPAELLAKVHNTPVLIIGALTFAIATMGVNIVANFVSPAYDLANIWPKRISFTVGGMISAVAALCVLPWKLYSSPVVVNYFLGGLGAFLGPLFGIMIVDYYLIRRGKVDVEQLFVRDGKYPKVNPRAMAAFFPCAVLSAVVALVPFFAPAAPYSWFLGTASAGLLYYAVSYRQRRA from the coding sequence ATGACGCACGCCCCGTCCACCGAAACCAGCGCGACCAGCACCGTCGAACCCGACCCCCGGCTGTGGAACGAGGACCTCGCGCCCGCCAAGGAGCGCCGCTGGAAGGTGTACGACATCTTCGCGCTCTGGATGTCGGACGTGCACAACCTCGGCAACTACACCTTCGCCGCCGGGCTGTTCGTGCTCGGGCTGTCGGCCTGGCAGGTGTTCACCGCGCTGCTGTTCGGGTTCGTGATCATCTTCTTCGGGATGAACCTGATGGGCCGGATCGGCCAGCGCACCGGCGTCCCGTTCCCGGTGGTCGCGCGGATCAGCTTCGGCACGTTCGGCGCGAACCTTCCCGCGCTGATCCGCGCGGTGATCGCGATCTTCTGGTACGGCATCCAGACCTATCTCGCGAGCGTCGCCATCACGCTGCTCGTGCTGGCCATCGACCCCGGCCTGAAACCGTTGACCGAGCACAGTTTCCTCGGCCTGCACGCGCTCGGCTGGATGTGTTTCGTGGCGCTGTGGCTGGTGCAGGCGTTCGTGCTGACCCGCGGCATGGAGGCGGTGCGGAAGTTCCAGGACTGGTGCGGCCCGCTGATCTGGATCGTGATGATCGCGCTCGCGGTCTGGATCCTCGCCGCGAGCCACTGGCACATCTCGTTCACCAGCAGCCCGCGGCACCTGTCCGGCGGCGAGCAGGTGCGGCAGTGGTTCGGCGCGGCCGGGCTGATCCTGTCCACCTACGGCACGCTGATGCTCAACTTCTGCGACTTCTCCCGCAACGCCCCGGACCAGAAAACGGTGCGGCGCGGCAACTTCTGGGGCCTTCCGGTGAACTCGACGGCGTTCGCGCTGCTGTCGGTGATCGTCACCGCGGGCAGCCTGCAGGTGTTCGGCGAGGCGATCACCGACCCGGCCGAACTGCTCGCCAAGGTGCACAACACGCCGGTGCTGATCATCGGGGCGCTGACCTTCGCCATCGCCACCATGGGCGTCAACATCGTCGCGAACTTCGTCTCCCCCGCCTACGACCTGGCCAACATCTGGCCGAAGCGGATCTCGTTCACCGTCGGCGGGATGATCAGCGCCGTCGCCGCGCTGTGCGTGCTGCCGTGGAAGCTGTACTCGTCGCCGGTGGTGGTCAACTACTTCCTCGGCGGGCTCGGCGCGTTCCTCGGGCCGCTGTTCGGGATCATGATCGTCGACTACTACCTGATCCGTCGCGGCAAGGTCGACGTCGAGCAGCTGTTCGTGCGCGACGGCAAGTACCCCAAGGTGAATCCGCGCGCGATGGCCGCGTTCTTCCCGTGCGCCGTGCTGTCCGCGGTGGTCGCGCTGGTGCCGTTCTTCGCGCCGGCCGCGCCGTACTCGTGGTTCCTCGGCACCGCCAGCGCCGGGTTGCTCTACTACGCCGTTTCGTACCGCCAGCGGAGGGCTTGA
- a CDS encoding cobyrinic acid a,c-diamide synthase — MSRRASLPGASELFRLTSSPATPALERPSVPAPAEPVAQRGKPSAPADTDQLARNAARSGSGRTKHDAKITVYVSGEELLAMEQARLNLRAKHELVVDRGRLVREAVAVLLADFDQRGEESVLVQRLRADAEDGGTEG; from the coding sequence GTGAGCAGGCGCGCTTCCCTGCCCGGAGCGTCGGAACTCTTCCGCCTCACCTCCAGCCCGGCGACCCCCGCACTCGAACGCCCCTCCGTGCCCGCTCCGGCGGAACCGGTGGCCCAGCGCGGCAAACCGAGCGCTCCGGCGGACACCGACCAGCTGGCCCGCAACGCGGCGCGCAGCGGATCCGGGCGCACCAAGCACGACGCGAAGATCACCGTCTACGTGTCCGGCGAGGAACTGCTCGCGATGGAGCAGGCCCGGCTGAACCTCCGCGCCAAGCACGAGCTGGTCGTCGACCGCGGCCGGCTGGTCCGCGAGGCGGTCGCCGTGCTGCTCGCCGACTTCGACCAGCGCGGCGAGGAATCCGTGCTGGTGCAGCGATTGCGCGCGGACGCCGAGGACGGCGGAACCGAGGGCTGA
- the xerD gene encoding site-specific tyrosine recombinase XerD — MNDAGVEVRGAIATYLDHLVVERGTARNTLDSYSRDLRRYAAHLEAAGVARLTEVTPAHVTSFGAALREGDEEHQPLAASSAARALVAVRGLHKFAHADGLTEHDPARDVRPPAAAKRLPKALPVGDVLKLLDTPPPDGERALRDRALLELLYSTGARISEAVGLDVDDVDDTERTVLLDGKGGKQRLVPIGRPALEALDAYLVRARPALAANGRGTSAIFLNARGSRLSRQSAWQVLKDTAERAGITAAVSPHTLRHSFATHLLEGGADVRVVQELLGHASVTTTQVYTLVTVTTLREVYATAHPRALG, encoded by the coding sequence GTGAATGATGCGGGTGTCGAGGTGCGGGGCGCGATAGCCACGTACCTCGATCACCTCGTCGTCGAGCGCGGCACCGCCCGCAACACCCTCGACAGCTACTCGCGCGACCTCCGCCGTTACGCCGCGCATCTGGAAGCGGCGGGGGTCGCGCGGCTGACTGAGGTCACGCCCGCGCACGTCACGTCGTTCGGTGCCGCGCTGCGCGAGGGCGACGAGGAACACCAGCCGCTGGCCGCGTCGTCGGCCGCGCGAGCGCTGGTCGCGGTGCGGGGGCTGCACAAATTCGCGCACGCAGACGGTCTCACCGAACACGATCCGGCCCGCGACGTCCGTCCGCCGGCCGCGGCGAAACGGTTGCCCAAGGCGTTGCCGGTCGGGGACGTCCTCAAGCTGCTCGACACTCCGCCGCCGGACGGCGAACGCGCCCTGCGCGACCGGGCGCTGCTGGAGCTCCTGTACTCGACCGGAGCCCGGATTTCCGAGGCGGTCGGGCTCGATGTGGACGACGTGGACGACACCGAGCGGACCGTCCTGCTCGACGGCAAGGGCGGCAAACAACGGCTGGTGCCGATCGGCCGTCCCGCGCTGGAAGCACTGGACGCGTACCTGGTCCGCGCCCGCCCGGCGCTCGCCGCGAACGGCCGCGGCACCTCCGCGATCTTCCTCAACGCCCGCGGCAGCCGGCTTTCCCGGCAGAGCGCGTGGCAGGTCCTCAAGGACACCGCCGAGCGGGCCGGGATCACCGCCGCGGTCTCGCCGCACACCCTGCGGCACTCGTTCGCGACCCACCTGCTGGAGGGCGGCGCGGACGTCCGCGTGGTGCAGGAACTGCTCGGCCACGCGTCGGTGACCACGACCCAGGTGTACACGCTCGTCACGGTCACGACGCTGCGAGAGGTCTACGCCACCGCGCATCCGCGCGCGCTCGGCTGA
- a CDS encoding ParA family protein translates to MSTPTPNQPEDPAAPAGPAGSAGTSGSAAANLEHARIATPADHEGDEPERPLTRAERARMRAKERAESGIGPTGRPLREIPEPPPLERHGPAKVLAMCNQKGGVGKTTSTINLGAALAECGRRVLLVDFDPQGALSVGLGIQPHELDQTVYNVIMERSVQIEDVLRKTRVDGVDLLPSNIDLSAAEVQLVAEVGREHTLLRVLRPVMNDYDYVLVDCQPSLGLLTVNALTAADGVIIPLECEFFSLRGVALLIDTIEKVQERLNPKLDITGILATMYDPRTLHSKEVMARVVEAFGDTVFDTVINRTVRFPETTVAGEPITTWAPKSAGAAAYRALAREVIAR, encoded by the coding sequence ATGTCGACACCGACCCCGAACCAGCCGGAGGACCCGGCAGCGCCAGCCGGGCCAGCCGGGTCCGCCGGGACCTCCGGTTCGGCCGCGGCGAATCTCGAGCACGCGCGGATCGCCACCCCGGCGGACCACGAGGGCGACGAGCCGGAACGGCCGCTGACCCGCGCCGAACGCGCCCGGATGCGGGCGAAGGAGCGCGCGGAGAGCGGGATCGGGCCGACCGGGCGCCCGCTGCGCGAGATCCCCGAGCCGCCGCCGCTGGAGCGGCACGGCCCGGCGAAGGTGCTCGCGATGTGCAACCAGAAGGGCGGCGTCGGCAAGACCACGTCCACGATCAACCTCGGCGCCGCGCTCGCCGAATGCGGCCGCCGCGTGCTGCTGGTCGACTTCGACCCGCAGGGCGCGCTGTCGGTCGGCCTCGGCATTCAGCCGCACGAACTGGACCAGACGGTCTACAACGTCATCATGGAGCGCTCGGTGCAGATCGAGGACGTGCTCCGCAAAACCCGCGTCGACGGCGTTGACCTGCTGCCGAGCAACATCGACCTGTCCGCGGCGGAGGTCCAGCTCGTCGCAGAGGTAGGGCGCGAGCACACGTTGTTACGGGTCCTTCGTCCGGTGATGAACGACTACGACTATGTTCTTGTCGACTGCCAGCCCTCGCTCGGCCTGTTGACGGTGAACGCATTGACCGCCGCGGACGGTGTGATCATCCCCCTGGAGTGCGAGTTCTTCAGTCTGCGAGGCGTCGCGCTCCTGATCGACACGATCGAGAAGGTGCAGGAACGCCTCAACCCCAAACTGGACATCACGGGGATTCTCGCCACGATGTACGACCCGAGAACCCTGCACTCGAAGGAGGTCATGGCTCGCGTGGTCGAGGCATTCGGCGACACCGTGTTCGACACGGTGATCAACCGCACCGTGCGGTTCCCCGAGACGACGGTCGCGGGCGAGCCCATCACGACCTGGGCCCCCAAATCCGCCGGCGCCGCGGCTTACCGCGCGCTGGCCCGCGAGGTGATCGCTCGGTGA
- a CDS encoding alpha/beta fold hydrolase: MTLTSSWGSLVAHVQGEPEWVSTKDGRRLYAMVLPGPGSGPTVVFEAGAGAGRSSWGLVQPLVGEFARAVVYDRSGLGRSAPDPSGRTLDRMADDLVDLLDHFGPGPYVLVGHSAGGPIVRLAASRTAAKIAGLVLVDPTDEAADVLFSPRFRSAERAFLRTGRVLAATGLLKFLYRPMLRAAPEDVRRDLVREGFTPQVLRTQTEQARTFLDELAAWRTNPPAPGDFPVTIVSGGRAGDGMNAAVRAEANAAHAQRVSPRGRHRIAEKSGHLVPVTEPEVVADEIRRMLS, from the coding sequence GTGACCCTAACTTCGAGCTGGGGGTCGCTGGTGGCGCACGTGCAGGGCGAGCCGGAGTGGGTGTCCACAAAGGACGGACGGCGGCTGTACGCGATGGTGCTGCCCGGACCCGGTTCCGGGCCGACGGTCGTGTTCGAGGCCGGGGCGGGCGCGGGCCGGTCCTCGTGGGGGCTCGTGCAGCCGCTGGTCGGCGAGTTCGCGCGGGCGGTGGTCTACGACCGCTCCGGGCTCGGCCGCAGCGCGCCGGATCCGTCCGGGCGGACGCTGGACCGGATGGCCGACGACCTCGTGGACCTGCTGGATCACTTCGGGCCGGGGCCGTACGTGCTCGTCGGGCACAGCGCCGGGGGACCGATCGTGCGGCTCGCCGCGTCCCGGACCGCGGCGAAGATCGCGGGGCTGGTCCTGGTCGACCCGACCGACGAAGCGGCGGATGTCTTGTTCTCGCCCCGATTCCGCAGTGCCGAACGGGCTTTTCTTCGCACTGGCCGGGTTCTCGCGGCAACCGGGTTGCTGAAGTTCTTGTACCGCCCGATGTTGCGGGCGGCTCCCGAAGACGTCCGGCGCGATCTGGTGCGCGAAGGCTTTACGCCGCAGGTGCTGCGCACGCAAACCGAGCAGGCGCGGACGTTCCTCGACGAGCTGGCGGCCTGGCGGACGAATCCGCCCGCGCCGGGCGACTTTCCGGTGACGATCGTGTCCGGCGGGCGCGCTGGAGACGGGATGAACGCCGCGGTGCGCGCGGAGGCGAATGCCGCGCACGCACAACGGGTTTCGCCGCGTGGACGGCATCGGATCGCGGAGAAGTCCGGCCATCTGGTGCCGGTCACCGAACCCGAGGTGGTCGCCGACGAGATCCGCCGGATGCTCAGCTGA
- a CDS encoding aspartate/glutamate racemase family protein, translated as MRILVTNCNTTEAMTKEIETGARAAASPGTEIVALTPKWGPESAEGWLDSFLSAAAVLDLLRTTEESFDAVVLAGFGEHGREGARELLDVPVVDITEAAAHLAGLLGRRYGVVTTLDRTCGLIEDSLHSAGVDRNCVAVVGTGLSVLELRDEERTESALLTAGLRARDAGAEVLVLGCAGMTGLDRKMSAMLDVPVVDGVAAAVRLAESLVALGLRTSRAGSYARPLEKHRTWPGG; from the coding sequence ATGCGGATCCTCGTCACCAACTGCAACACCACCGAGGCGATGACGAAGGAGATCGAGACCGGAGCGCGGGCCGCGGCCAGCCCCGGGACCGAAATCGTCGCTCTGACGCCGAAGTGGGGCCCGGAATCGGCAGAGGGCTGGCTGGACAGCTTCCTGTCCGCCGCGGCGGTGCTGGACCTGTTGCGCACCACCGAGGAATCGTTCGACGCGGTCGTCCTCGCCGGTTTCGGCGAGCACGGCCGCGAGGGCGCGCGGGAACTGCTGGACGTGCCGGTCGTCGACATCACCGAAGCCGCGGCGCATCTCGCCGGGCTGCTCGGCCGCCGGTACGGAGTGGTGACGACGCTGGACCGCACGTGCGGACTGATCGAGGACAGCCTGCATTCGGCCGGAGTGGACCGGAACTGCGTCGCGGTCGTCGGCACCGGGCTGAGCGTGCTGGAGCTGCGCGACGAGGAACGGACCGAATCAGCCCTGCTCACCGCGGGATTGCGGGCCCGCGACGCCGGTGCCGAGGTGCTCGTGCTCGGCTGCGCCGGGATGACCGGGCTGGACCGCAAGATGTCGGCGATGCTCGACGTCCCGGTGGTCGACGGCGTAGCCGCCGCGGTCCGGCTCGCGGAATCCCTGGTGGCACTGGGATTGCGCACCAGCCGAGCCGGGTCTTACGCCCGCCCGCTCGAGAAACACCGGACCTGGCCCGGCGGATGA
- the aroA gene encoding 3-phosphoshikimate 1-carboxyvinyltransferase, translating to MPNLRDDHWTAPVAGASLDAAVRVPGSKSITNRAYVLAALASAPTRVRHPLDSRDTRLMLGALASLGARSEETIDGFLVHPLGTISGRGDEAEVVLGNAGTVARFTPALATLGDASVQFDGDEAIRRRPIDPLLAALRKLGARIDDGGRGAPPFTVHGTGGLRGGRVDLDSSASSQFLSALLLAGPAFEQGVTVRLVGGAPPSEPHIAMTLDMLRRFGATVDRSGTEFHVEPAKLSCPEYVVEPDLSTAAPFVAAAVVGGGTVRVQGWPKQTTQPGDWLRGLVTELGAKATLDDTGLSVTGGGAFPGIDLDLHEVGELTPVIAAMLCFAESPSSITGVAHLRGHETDRLTALATELSGLGAGVTELEDGLEITPAPMHGGVFHTYEDHRLVMAAAVLGLRVPGVLVENPDTVGKTFPKFVETWTDAVS from the coding sequence GTGCCGAACCTCCGCGATGACCACTGGACCGCCCCGGTCGCGGGCGCCTCTCTGGACGCCGCGGTGCGCGTCCCCGGATCGAAGTCGATCACCAACCGGGCCTACGTGCTCGCCGCGCTCGCGAGCGCGCCCACCCGGGTGCGCCATCCGCTCGATTCGCGCGACACCCGACTGATGCTCGGCGCGCTCGCCTCGCTGGGCGCGCGGTCGGAAGAGACCATCGACGGCTTTCTCGTGCACCCGCTCGGCACCATCAGCGGCCGCGGCGACGAGGCCGAGGTCGTCCTCGGCAACGCGGGCACCGTCGCCCGTTTCACGCCCGCTCTCGCCACGCTCGGCGACGCCTCGGTGCAGTTCGACGGCGACGAGGCGATCCGACGCCGTCCGATCGACCCGCTGCTGGCCGCGCTGCGCAAGCTCGGCGCGCGGATCGACGACGGCGGACGCGGCGCGCCGCCGTTCACCGTGCACGGCACCGGCGGGCTGCGCGGCGGCCGGGTGGACCTCGATTCGTCGGCCTCCAGCCAGTTCCTGTCCGCGCTGCTGCTCGCCGGCCCGGCGTTCGAGCAGGGCGTGACGGTGCGGCTGGTCGGCGGCGCCCCGCCGAGCGAACCGCACATCGCGATGACGCTGGACATGCTGCGCCGGTTCGGGGCCACTGTGGACCGTTCGGGCACGGAATTCCATGTGGAGCCGGCGAAACTCTCGTGCCCGGAGTACGTCGTGGAGCCGGACCTGTCCACCGCGGCCCCGTTCGTGGCCGCCGCGGTGGTCGGCGGCGGGACGGTCCGCGTGCAGGGCTGGCCGAAGCAGACCACGCAGCCGGGCGACTGGCTGCGCGGCCTGGTCACCGAACTGGGCGCGAAGGCGACGCTGGACGACACCGGACTGTCCGTCACCGGCGGCGGCGCGTTCCCCGGCATCGACCTCGACCTGCACGAGGTCGGCGAACTGACCCCGGTCATCGCGGCGATGCTGTGCTTCGCCGAGAGCCCGTCGAGCATCACCGGCGTCGCGCACCTGCGCGGCCACGAGACCGACCGGCTCACCGCGCTGGCCACCGAACTGTCCGGGCTGGGCGCGGGCGTCACGGAGCTTGAAGACGGCCTGGAAATCACCCCGGCTCCGATGCACGGCGGCGTTTTCCACACTTACGAGGACCACCGGCTGGTCATGGCTGCCGCGGTGCTCGGCCTGCGCGTGCCCGGGGTGCTGGTCGAGAACCCGGACACGGTCGGCAAGACGTTCCCGAAGTTCGTCGAGACCTGGACCGACGCCGTCAGCTGA